One window of Lytechinus variegatus isolate NC3 chromosome 2, Lvar_3.0, whole genome shotgun sequence genomic DNA carries:
- the LOC121406819 gene encoding uncharacterized protein LOC121406819, with amino-acid sequence MINGARRRLLQDVRVLRGADAASNHHLVLAVIQVKLRKSGASKVKQPRFDIDKLKDPRVKGAFLLELQNSFQVLADLEETQTEQDKINEEWQRVKTAYQKSSETCQGKKKRERKEWMTEDTWQTVVKRREAKKLYLSAKWDRLKETFKGKYQEANRLVKRKSRADKRAFMDNLASQAEEAAKAGEHGKV; translated from the coding sequence ATGATAAATGGTGCGCGGAGAAGATTGCTCCAAGATGTTAGAGTCCTGAGGGGGGCAGATGCTGCTAGTAACCACCATCTTGTGCTGGCAGTAATACAAGTTAAGCTCAGAAAATCAGGTGCAAGTAAAGTTAAACAGCCAAGATTTGATATTGACAAACTAAAGGACCCCAGAGTCAAAGGTGCATTTCTACTAGAGCTTCAGAACAGTTTTCAGGTTCTAGCAGACCTTGAAGAAACTCAGACAGAACAGGACAAGATCAATGAAGAGTGGCAGAGGGTCAAAACAGCATACCAGAAGTCAAGTGAAACATGTcaagggaaaaaaaagagggagagaaaggagTGGATGACTGAAGACACATGGCAAACTGTAGTGAAACGTAGGGAAGCGAAAAAACTTTATTTGAGTGCAAAGTGGGATAGGCTAAAAGAGACatttaaaggtaaatatcaAGAAGCAAACAGATTAGTTAAAAGAAAGTCAAGAGCTGACAAACGAGCCTTCATGGACAACCTAGCTAGCCAGGCAGAAGAGGCTGCAAAGGCTGGTGAGCACGGCAAAGTATAG